Proteins from a single region of Pseudomonas phenolilytica:
- the folE gene encoding GTP cyclohydrolase I FolE, which translates to MSLEQQYTEILAQLGEDVTREGLLDTPKRAAKAMQYLCKGYQQTLEEVTNDALFSSDNSEMVLVKNIELYSLCEHHMLPFIGKAHVAYLPNGKVLGLSKVARIVDMYARRLQIQENLTRQIAEAVQQVTNAAGVAVVIEAQHMCMMMRGVEKQNSSMVTSVMLGQFRNNAATRAEFLGLVK; encoded by the coding sequence ATGTCCCTGGAACAACAGTACACCGAGATTCTCGCCCAACTTGGCGAGGACGTTACCCGCGAAGGCTTGCTCGACACGCCCAAGCGTGCCGCCAAAGCCATGCAGTATCTGTGCAAGGGCTACCAGCAAACCCTCGAGGAGGTCACCAACGACGCGCTGTTCAGCTCCGACAACAGCGAAATGGTGCTGGTGAAGAACATCGAACTGTATTCGCTATGCGAGCACCACATGCTGCCCTTCATCGGCAAGGCTCACGTCGCCTACCTGCCTAACGGCAAGGTGCTGGGGCTTTCGAAGGTAGCTCGGATCGTCGACATGTATGCGCGACGCCTGCAGATTCAGGAAAACCTGACCCGCCAAATCGCCGAAGCCGTGCAGCAGGTCACCAATGCCGCGGGCGTAGCGGTGGTCATTGAGGCGCAGCATATGTGCATGATGATGCGCGGCGTGGAGAAGCAGAATTCGTCGATGGTCACTTCGGTGATGCTCGGGCAGTTCCGCAACAACGCCGCAACCCGCGCCGAGTTCCTCGGCCTGGTCAAGTAA
- a CDS encoding Smr/MutS family protein has protein sequence MQEDDDFSLFKSAVKGVKPITHARAETGKPRNNREQIAKRRANAQVSVEQVRIDGLSDQFVIDVGAEDELYWARPGVQDAQMRKLKAGQIRFEGSLDLHGLSVEYAREQLWDFIAEASKYEIRCVRITHGKAARLDGKRPLIKSHVNTWLRQHPQVLGFASCTPRHGGAGAVYVMLKRTMLEGRDE, from the coding sequence ATGCAAGAAGACGACGATTTTTCCCTGTTCAAGTCCGCCGTGAAGGGCGTCAAACCGATCACCCATGCGCGCGCCGAAACCGGCAAGCCACGCAACAATCGCGAGCAGATCGCCAAGCGGCGCGCCAACGCACAGGTCAGCGTCGAACAAGTGCGCATCGACGGCCTATCCGATCAGTTCGTCATCGACGTGGGCGCCGAAGACGAACTCTACTGGGCCCGTCCGGGTGTGCAGGATGCGCAGATGCGCAAACTGAAGGCGGGACAGATTCGGTTCGAGGGTAGCCTCGACCTGCACGGTCTTTCGGTCGAATACGCCCGCGAGCAGCTTTGGGATTTCATCGCCGAAGCCAGCAAGTACGAAATCCGCTGTGTTCGCATCACGCACGGCAAAGCGGCGCGTCTTGACGGCAAACGCCCTCTGATCAAGAGCCACGTCAACACCTGGTTACGCCAGCATCCCCAAGTGCTGGGCTTCGCTTCCTGCACGCCTCGCCACGGTGGTGCCGGCGCGGTCTACGTCATGCTCAAGCGCACGATGCTGGAAGGCCGGGACGAATAG
- a CDS encoding cysteine hydrolase family protein yields MTTPQTMLQLSGRSYAPATLANATLLVIDAQEEYRTGVLALPALPTALPEITRLLAAAREAGAPVVHVHHLGITGGLFDPQGFRGQIMPEAAPLPGEAVVAKRLPNAFAGTDLHDLLQKHGRLDLIVCGFMTHSSISTTVRAAKDYGYRCTLVDSACATRNLPMGEGSVDADQVHRMEMTILADNFAVCVPNVAALAR; encoded by the coding sequence ATGACCACGCCACAGACCATGCTTCAACTCAGTGGCCGCAGTTACGCGCCCGCAACATTGGCGAACGCCACTCTGCTGGTCATCGACGCTCAAGAAGAATATCGCACTGGCGTGCTGGCTTTGCCGGCGCTGCCCACCGCGCTGCCGGAAATTACCCGCCTGCTGGCAGCCGCCCGCGAAGCCGGTGCTCCGGTGGTACACGTTCATCATCTGGGAATTACTGGCGGCCTGTTCGATCCGCAGGGTTTTCGCGGTCAGATCATGCCGGAAGCCGCACCACTGCCGGGCGAAGCAGTAGTTGCGAAGCGCCTGCCCAATGCGTTCGCCGGCACCGACCTGCATGACCTGCTGCAGAAGCACGGCCGTCTGGACCTCATCGTATGCGGCTTCATGACCCATTCCAGCATCAGCACCACGGTGCGGGCCGCCAAGGATTATGGCTACCGCTGCACGCTGGTCGATAGCGCATGCGCAACGCGCAATCTGCCGATGGGTGAAGGCAGCGTGGATGCCGATCAGGTCCATCGGATGGAAATGACCATCCTGGCCGACAATTTCGCGGTTTGCGTGCCGAACGTCGCGGCCTTGGCCCGCTGA
- the prmB gene encoding 50S ribosomal protein L3 N(5)-glutamine methyltransferase: MSASPSRLRTLRDYVRWAVSQFHRAQLFFGHGTDNAWDEARQLVLGALHLPWAMSDAYLDCRLEDDECAHLEALLRRRIEERVPAAYLLGEAWFCGLPFIVDERVLIPRSPIAELIEQRFRPWLAHEPARILDLCTGSGCIGIACAYEFPDAEVVLADLSFDALEVANQNIEQHELEERVYTVQSDGFDGLPGQRFDLIVSNPPYVDAEDFADMPAEYHHEPALGLACGDDGLNLVRRMLAEAADHLSEHGTLIVEVGNSQVHVAELYPEVDFTWLEFAKGGHGVFLLAARQCREHQALFRARLTQR, translated from the coding sequence ATGAGCGCTTCGCCCTCACGTCTGCGTACCCTGCGCGACTATGTTCGCTGGGCCGTCAGCCAGTTTCACCGCGCGCAGCTGTTCTTCGGTCATGGCACCGACAACGCCTGGGACGAGGCACGCCAATTGGTACTCGGCGCTCTGCATCTGCCGTGGGCCATGTCCGATGCCTATCTGGATTGCCGTCTGGAGGACGACGAATGCGCGCACCTGGAGGCGCTGCTGCGCAGGCGCATCGAGGAGCGCGTGCCGGCGGCGTATCTGCTCGGCGAGGCCTGGTTCTGCGGCTTACCGTTCATCGTCGACGAGCGTGTGCTGATTCCGCGCTCGCCCATCGCCGAGCTGATCGAGCAGCGCTTCCGCCCCTGGCTCGCGCACGAACCCGCGCGGATTCTCGACCTGTGTACCGGCTCAGGCTGCATCGGCATCGCCTGTGCCTACGAGTTTCCTGACGCCGAGGTCGTGTTGGCGGACCTCTCTTTCGATGCGCTGGAAGTGGCCAACCAGAACATCGAACAGCACGAACTGGAAGAGCGGGTCTACACGGTGCAGAGCGACGGCTTCGATGGTCTACCGGGCCAGCGTTTCGATCTGATCGTGTCCAATCCGCCCTATGTCGATGCGGAGGACTTCGCCGACATGCCTGCCGAATATCATCACGAGCCCGCGCTGGGGCTGGCCTGCGGCGATGATGGCCTGAACCTGGTGCGTCGTATGCTGGCCGAGGCGGCCGATCACCTGAGCGAGCACGGCACGCTGATCGTGGAAGTGGGCAACAGTCAGGTGCATGTCGCCGAACTGTATCCGGAAGTGGACTTCACGTGGCTGGAGTTCGCCAAGGGCGGGCATGGCGTGTTCCTGCTGGCCGCCCGGCAATGCCGGGAGCATCAGGCGTTGTTCCGCGCACGCCTGACGCAGCGCTGA
- a CDS encoding DUF4482 domain-containing protein: MTDTNAPDTTPLPQHPWADLVPERFHLLRLAPLPTERDGGPRPLRFVELARVERHSADQSLLRLHINLPGQVLSRKRNVLEVWADHRSKELRFGPDSGLNLEPVNRGLGRFLLAQGIAWAQKRWSHYLVEGGSLANDSASEDARLRRDHCLRTQGFDVDYPQTSPKATYGAPRVSALRGDWNAEKVQIIELLDAAAMLEQADRNLQEQDSQIRQMQERMSRLRREDGALRFTIVCLIVFALFQAGLLIWMATR; this comes from the coding sequence ATGACTGATACCAACGCCCCCGACACCACGCCGCTGCCACAGCATCCGTGGGCCGATCTAGTGCCCGAACGATTCCACCTGCTACGTCTGGCGCCGCTGCCGACCGAGCGCGATGGCGGGCCGCGGCCGCTGCGTTTCGTGGAGCTGGCACGAGTGGAGCGACACAGCGCGGACCAGAGCCTGCTGCGCCTGCACATCAATTTGCCGGGGCAGGTCCTCTCGCGAAAGCGCAACGTGCTGGAAGTCTGGGCGGACCATCGCAGCAAGGAGCTGCGCTTCGGCCCGGACAGCGGACTGAATCTCGAACCCGTCAACCGCGGGTTGGGCCGTTTTCTGCTCGCCCAAGGCATCGCCTGGGCGCAGAAACGCTGGTCGCACTACCTCGTCGAAGGCGGTTCGCTGGCGAACGACTCGGCCAGCGAGGACGCACGGCTGCGCCGCGATCATTGCCTGCGTACCCAGGGCTTCGACGTCGACTACCCGCAGACATCGCCGAAAGCCACCTACGGAGCACCACGCGTGAGTGCACTGCGTGGCGACTGGAATGCCGAAAAGGTGCAGATCATCGAGCTGCTCGACGCGGCGGCGATGCTCGAACAGGCCGATCGCAATCTTCAGGAGCAGGACTCGCAGATTCGCCAGATGCAGGAGCGCATGAGCCGTTTGCGTCGCGAAGACGGCGCGTTGCGCTTCACCATTGTCTGTCTGATCGTCTTCGCGCTGTTCCAGGCCGGCCTGCTGATCTGGATGGCGACGCGCTGA
- a CDS encoding alpha/beta hydrolase, which yields MRILLIVLLMTLITPLVQARTLLNQTLTLDTGHGVLQGSLVLPKSVQPVPVALLIAGSGPTDRDGNNPAGRNDSLKRLAQGLAKQGVASLRYDKRGVGASLSAAPQEHDLSVDAYVRDVQAWSARLREDPRLGQLILIGHSEGALIASLAAPQSGAAALISIAGSGRPIGEVLREQLQGRLPPALLATSHFLIDELEAGRSHAEIPEPLQVLFRPSVQPYLISLFAQDPAAAIAAVEVPTLIVQGTHDIQVGARDAQALKRAKPDAELALIEGMNHVLRIVPATGHQQLASYDAPQLPIADALLQGITRFLERNGILPVSSPSATGR from the coding sequence ATGCGCATCCTGCTGATCGTACTGCTGATGACCCTGATCACCCCGCTCGTCCAGGCGCGCACCCTGCTCAACCAGACGCTGACATTGGATACCGGCCACGGTGTGCTGCAAGGCAGTCTGGTGTTGCCGAAAAGCGTGCAACCGGTGCCGGTGGCGCTGCTGATCGCCGGCTCCGGGCCGACCGACCGTGACGGCAACAACCCCGCCGGCCGCAACGACAGCCTCAAGCGACTGGCGCAAGGGCTGGCCAAACAAGGCGTGGCGAGCCTGCGTTATGACAAGCGCGGCGTCGGCGCCAGCCTGTCGGCAGCGCCGCAGGAACACGACCTCAGCGTGGATGCCTACGTCCGCGACGTGCAGGCCTGGAGCGCTCGCCTGCGCGAGGATCCGCGTTTGGGTCAGCTGATCCTCATCGGCCACAGTGAAGGCGCGCTGATCGCCAGCCTCGCGGCGCCGCAGTCAGGCGCCGCGGCATTGATCAGCATCGCCGGCAGTGGCCGCCCCATCGGCGAGGTGCTGCGCGAACAGCTGCAGGGCCGCTTGCCGCCAGCATTGCTGGCCACCAGCCATTTCCTCATCGATGAGCTAGAGGCCGGCCGCAGCCATGCCGAGATCCCGGAACCGCTGCAGGTGCTGTTCCGGCCCAGCGTGCAACCCTACCTGATTTCGCTGTTCGCCCAGGACCCGGCCGCCGCTATCGCCGCCGTCGAGGTGCCGACGCTGATCGTCCAGGGCACGCACGACATCCAGGTGGGCGCACGCGACGCGCAAGCGCTCAAGCGCGCCAAGCCGGATGCCGAGCTCGCGCTGATCGAGGGCATGAACCACGTGCTGCGTATCGTCCCGGCGACCGGGCACCAGCAACTGGCCTCTTACGATGCGCCGCAACTGCCTATCGCTGATGCGCTATTGCAGGGCATCACGCGTTTTCTTGAACGAAATGGCATCCTGCCAGTATCCAGTCCGAGCGCTACCGGCCGATAA
- the aroC gene encoding chorismate synthase, producing the protein MSGNTYGKLFTVTTAGESHGPALVAIVDGCPPGLDLSLEDLQRDLDRRKPGTSRHTTQRQEADEVEILSGVFEGKTTGCPIGLLIRNTDQKSKDYSAIKDLFRPAHADYSYHHKYGLRDYRGGGRSSARETAMRVAAGAIAKKVLAGMGISVRGYMSQLGPIEIPFKTWDSVEENAFFSPDPDKVAELEAYMDQLRRDQDSVGAKITVVAEGVPPGLGEPIFDRLDAELAHALMSINAVKGVEIGAGFACVAQRGTEHRDELTPQGFLSNHAGGILGGISSGQPIVAHLALKPTSSITTPGRSIDIDGNPVEVITKGRHDPCVGIRATPIAEAMMAIVLLDHLLRHRAQNADVRVTTPVLGQL; encoded by the coding sequence ATGTCCGGCAATACCTACGGCAAGCTGTTCACCGTCACCACCGCTGGCGAAAGCCACGGCCCTGCGCTGGTGGCCATCGTCGACGGCTGCCCGCCTGGGCTGGACCTGTCGCTGGAAGACTTGCAGCGCGATCTCGACCGCCGCAAGCCCGGCACCAGCCGGCACACCACCCAGCGCCAGGAAGCCGATGAAGTGGAAATTCTCTCCGGCGTATTCGAGGGCAAAACCACCGGTTGCCCGATCGGCCTGCTGATTCGCAACACCGACCAAAAGTCCAAGGACTACTCGGCGATCAAGGACCTGTTCCGCCCGGCCCATGCCGACTACAGCTACCACCACAAGTACGGCCTGCGCGACTACCGTGGCGGCGGCCGCAGCTCGGCGCGCGAGACAGCCATGCGCGTCGCCGCCGGCGCCATCGCCAAGAAGGTCCTGGCGGGCATGGGCATCAGCGTACGCGGCTACATGAGCCAGCTCGGGCCGATCGAGATTCCGTTCAAGACCTGGGATTCGGTGGAAGAGAATGCTTTCTTCAGTCCCGATCCGGACAAGGTGGCGGAGCTGGAGGCCTACATGGACCAGCTGCGTCGCGACCAGGATTCGGTCGGCGCGAAGATCACCGTGGTCGCCGAGGGCGTGCCGCCGGGGCTCGGTGAGCCGATCTTCGATCGCCTCGACGCCGAGCTGGCCCATGCGCTGATGAGCATCAACGCGGTGAAGGGCGTGGAGATCGGCGCCGGTTTCGCCTGCGTCGCTCAGCGCGGCACCGAGCACCGCGACGAACTGACCCCGCAAGGCTTCCTGTCCAACCATGCCGGCGGCATCCTCGGTGGTATCTCCAGCGGCCAGCCGATCGTCGCGCATCTGGCGCTCAAGCCGACATCCAGCATCACCACACCCGGCCGTTCGATCGATATCGACGGCAACCCGGTCGAGGTGATCACCAAAGGTCGTCACGATCCGTGCGTGGGCATCCGCGCAACGCCGATTGCCGAGGCGATGATGGCCATCGTGCTGCTGGATCACCTGCTGCGTCATCGCGCGCAGAACGCTGACGTGCGGGTGACCACGCCAGTGCTGGGGCAGCTCTAA
- a CDS encoding MFS transporter encodes MARLPYWRLSGFYLFYFALLGATAPFLGLYFEHLGFSPARIGELVAIPMLMRCIAPNLWGWLGDVTGQRLRIVRLGALCTLLSFGLILVDKSYAWLALVMALHAFFWHAVLPQFEVITLAHLHGQAARYSQIRLWGSIGFILAVVGLGLAFERLGLDVYPAVVLLIMAGIVTSSLWVPNAEPVQQAEAAGGGFLRQLWRPGVLAFYLCVGLMQLSHGPYYTFLSIHLEALGYTRTTIGLLWALGVVAEILLFLVMVRLLERYSLRQVLAASFLLAALRWLLLGNLADHLLVLLIAQVMHAATFGSFHAAAIHFVQRSFGHRQQGQGQALYATLAGVGGALGALYSGYAWNSLGPAWTFTIASLAALAAAVIIAARMRDQPT; translated from the coding sequence ATGGCTAGACTACCTTACTGGCGCCTCTCCGGTTTCTATCTGTTCTATTTCGCCCTGCTGGGCGCGACGGCGCCGTTTCTCGGTCTGTATTTCGAGCACCTGGGGTTTTCGCCGGCGCGCATCGGCGAGCTGGTGGCGATTCCCATGCTGATGCGCTGCATCGCGCCCAATCTGTGGGGGTGGCTGGGCGACGTCACCGGCCAACGCCTGCGCATCGTGCGCCTCGGTGCGCTGTGCACGCTGTTGTCGTTCGGGTTGATTCTGGTCGACAAGAGCTACGCCTGGCTGGCGTTGGTGATGGCCTTGCATGCGTTCTTTTGGCATGCGGTGCTGCCGCAGTTCGAGGTCATCACGCTGGCGCACTTGCACGGGCAGGCCGCGCGCTACAGCCAGATCCGCCTGTGGGGTAGCATCGGTTTCATCCTGGCGGTGGTCGGTCTGGGCCTGGCCTTCGAGCGGTTGGGGCTGGACGTCTATCCGGCGGTGGTGCTGCTGATCATGGCCGGCATCGTCACGAGCAGCCTCTGGGTGCCCAATGCCGAGCCCGTGCAGCAAGCGGAGGCGGCCGGGGGCGGTTTCCTGCGTCAGCTGTGGCGCCCCGGCGTGCTGGCGTTCTACCTCTGCGTAGGGCTGATGCAGCTGTCGCACGGGCCGTACTACACCTTCCTAAGCATCCACCTGGAGGCGCTCGGTTACACGCGCACCACCATTGGCCTGCTCTGGGCGCTGGGCGTGGTGGCGGAAATTCTGCTGTTTCTGGTGATGGTGCGGCTGCTCGAGCGCTACAGCCTGCGCCAGGTATTGGCGGCGAGCTTTCTGCTGGCGGCGTTGCGCTGGCTGCTGCTGGGCAACCTGGCCGATCATCTGCTGGTGCTGCTGATCGCCCAGGTAATGCATGCCGCCACCTTCGGGAGCTTCCATGCCGCGGCGATCCATTTCGTCCAGCGCAGTTTCGGCCATCGCCAGCAGGGCCAGGGGCAGGCGCTGTACGCCACTCTCGCCGGTGTTGGCGGCGCGCTTGGCGCGCTCTATTCCGGCTATGCCTGGAACAGCCTCGGTCCGGCGTGGACCTTCACCATCGCCAGCCTGGCGGCGCTGGCCGCAGCCGTTATCATTGCCGCACGTATGCGGGACCAGCCGACGTAA
- a CDS encoding 1,2-dihydroxy-3-keto-5-methylthiopentene dioxygenase — protein MSVLSVYHQNRPEQPLKVLTHHDDIAATLAEAGVRLERLDARAALDADAGPDEVLLAYRPQIDRLQAERDFASADVLRVTGNDRQQNELRARFLEEHRHAEDEVRFIVAGRGLFSLRFGELVYAVLCEKGDLLTVPAGIRHWLDMGEHPHLVAIRLFRNSEGWSAEFTGDDIASRFPRLED, from the coding sequence ATGAGCGTCCTCAGCGTCTATCACCAGAATCGCCCCGAACAACCGCTCAAGGTGTTGACCCACCACGACGATATCGCCGCGACCCTGGCCGAGGCCGGAGTGCGCCTCGAGCGTCTGGATGCCCGCGCGGCGCTCGACGCGGATGCCGGCCCGGATGAGGTGCTGCTGGCCTACCGTCCGCAGATCGACCGCCTGCAGGCCGAGCGTGATTTCGCCAGCGCCGACGTGCTGCGCGTGACCGGCAATGATCGTCAGCAGAATGAGCTGCGTGCGCGCTTTCTCGAGGAGCACCGCCATGCCGAGGACGAGGTGCGCTTCATCGTCGCTGGCCGCGGCTTGTTCTCCTTGCGTTTCGGCGAGCTGGTTTACGCCGTGCTTTGCGAAAAGGGCGACCTGTTGACGGTGCCCGCCGGCATTCGTCATTGGCTCGATATGGGTGAACACCCGCATCTGGTCGCCATCCGCCTGTTCCGCAACAGTGAAGGCTGGAGCGCCGAGTTCACCGGTGACGACATCGCCAGCCGTTTTCCGCGGCTGGAAGACTGA
- a CDS encoding hexameric tyrosine-coordinated heme protein: MTIKTKIAAGIAVLALGMPLALHAQDKAAESWLPSLITSTPQEGFELAVKLSRMGVKSTQPNKEVLFRERGKYAESGEALIQASHVVAVHFQTIAAANDYWK, from the coding sequence ATGACAATAAAAACCAAGATTGCCGCTGGAATTGCCGTCCTGGCGCTGGGAATGCCACTTGCGCTCCACGCGCAGGACAAGGCGGCTGAGAGCTGGCTGCCGAGTCTGATCACCTCCACGCCCCAGGAGGGATTCGAGCTGGCCGTCAAGCTATCCAGGATGGGCGTCAAGAGCACTCAGCCAAACAAGGAGGTGCTGTTTCGCGAGCGCGGCAAGTACGCTGAGAGCGGCGAAGCACTGATCCAGGCCTCGCATGTAGTGGCCGTGCATTTCCAGACGATCGCCGCGGCGAACGACTACTGGAAATAA
- a CDS encoding PLD nuclease N-terminal domain-containing protein, with protein MSDAFGGLFGLIILALDIWAIVSVVRSDASSGKKVMWVLLIVILPVLGLVFWGLMGPRGNRPDQRAL; from the coding sequence ATGAGCGATGCTTTCGGCGGCCTATTCGGCCTGATCATCCTCGCGCTGGATATCTGGGCGATCGTCAGCGTGGTCCGTAGCGACGCCAGCAGCGGCAAGAAGGTGATGTGGGTGCTTCTGATCGTCATCCTGCCCGTGCTTGGCCTGGTCTTTTGGGGCCTGATGGGGCCGCGCGGCAACCGTCCGGACCAGCGCGCACTCTGA
- a CDS encoding PLDc N-terminal domain-containing protein: MDNWNTLLAVLLLLVDLLAILHVWRQSIETGRKVVWSVVILLLPVVGLIMWAIAAAPFGKVRL, translated from the coding sequence ATGGACAACTGGAATACGCTGCTGGCCGTTCTGCTCCTGCTGGTCGACCTGCTGGCCATCCTCCACGTCTGGCGCCAATCGATCGAAACCGGACGCAAGGTGGTCTGGAGCGTGGTCATTCTGCTGCTGCCGGTCGTCGGGCTGATCATGTGGGCGATAGCTGCGGCGCCCTTCGGTAAGGTTCGACTCTAG
- a CDS encoding DNA-3-methyladenine glycosylase family protein, giving the protein MSAPLLLPYLAPWDWQQFQQHFALRLLPGVEHLAADRYSRSLHLDGVEGWFSVRPLTDQPALELTCSERLQPYRRPLVEKVRKMFDLDADPRAIADHFAADPLLGPRVAANPGLRLPAAFDPFEQAVRAIVGQQVTVKAAVTITRRLLERLGEPLADGPPGLFVLFPTPQAIAEDPLERIGMPLKRVQALRRLAAAVAEGALGLHVEDGAEALVRRLCELPGIGPWTAEYIALRGFGAVDAFPAGDLGLLKAPLWGAAGISAKALAARAEAWRPWRAYAAVHIWQDYATPRPFEAPPGGTP; this is encoded by the coding sequence ATGTCCGCACCGCTGTTGTTGCCCTATCTCGCGCCGTGGGACTGGCAGCAGTTTCAGCAGCATTTCGCCCTGCGGCTGTTGCCAGGCGTCGAACACCTCGCGGCGGATCGCTACAGTCGCAGCCTGCACCTGGACGGCGTTGAGGGTTGGTTCAGCGTGCGCCCGCTGACGGACCAGCCAGCGCTGGAACTGACCTGCAGCGAGCGGCTGCAGCCATATCGGCGACCGCTCGTCGAAAAGGTGCGCAAGATGTTCGACCTCGATGCCGATCCGCGCGCCATCGCTGACCATTTCGCTGCCGATCCGCTGCTGGGGCCGCGGGTGGCAGCCAATCCCGGACTGCGCCTTCCGGCCGCCTTCGATCCGTTCGAGCAGGCGGTGAGGGCGATCGTCGGCCAGCAGGTCACGGTCAAGGCCGCGGTGACCATCACCCGGCGCTTGCTGGAGCGCCTCGGTGAACCGCTGGCGGACGGACCGCCCGGGCTGTTCGTGCTATTTCCTACCCCGCAGGCCATCGCCGAAGACCCGTTGGAGCGCATCGGCATGCCGCTCAAGCGCGTGCAGGCGTTGCGGCGCCTGGCGGCAGCGGTAGCCGAAGGCGCTCTGGGTCTGCACGTGGAGGATGGCGCCGAGGCGCTGGTGCGACGCTTGTGCGAACTGCCCGGCATCGGCCCATGGACGGCCGAATACATCGCGTTGCGTGGTTTCGGGGCCGTCGATGCCTTTCCCGCGGGCGATCTCGGCTTGCTCAAGGCGCCGCTATGGGGGGCCGCCGGCATCAGCGCCAAGGCCCTGGCCGCACGCGCCGAGGCGTGGCGGCCGTGGCGCGCCTATGCTGCCGTCCACATCTGGCAGGACTATGCGACACCGCGTCCCTTTGAAGCGCCCCCGGGCGGCACGCCCTAG
- the speE gene encoding polyamine aminopropyltransferase: protein MSEFQETLYEGYGQRLQMDRLLHEVRSEQQHLVIFENARMGRVMALDGVIRTAEADDFIGHEMLAHVPIFAHGLARRVLIVGGDDGGILREVARHRDIEGITLLGTDPAVVALCREFLPNHSAGAFDDPRLQISREDVLQFLATTEQRFDVILGASTVGEVLSSEEFYQASRRCLNEDGILVVRTGVPFMQLGELQSAAKRMQGLFADWHFYQAAAPTCIGGALAFAWGGCSVQSRKLPLDTLVQRFAGSGIVTRYYNPHVHAGAFALPQYVLQAIGKPSND from the coding sequence ATGAGCGAATTCCAGGAAACTCTCTACGAGGGATACGGCCAGCGGCTGCAGATGGATCGTCTGCTGCACGAAGTGCGCAGCGAGCAACAACATCTGGTCATCTTCGAAAATGCCCGCATGGGCCGTGTGATGGCGCTCGATGGTGTCATTCGTACCGCCGAGGCCGATGACTTCATCGGCCACGAAATGCTCGCGCATGTGCCAATTTTCGCCCACGGGTTGGCGCGCCGCGTGCTGATCGTCGGCGGTGACGACGGCGGCATCCTGCGCGAGGTCGCGCGCCATCGCGATATCGAAGGTATCACCCTGCTCGGGACCGACCCGGCCGTGGTGGCGCTGTGCCGGGAGTTTCTGCCGAATCATTCGGCCGGTGCCTTCGACGATCCACGGCTGCAGATATCGCGCGAAGACGTCCTGCAGTTTCTCGCCACCACCGAACAGCGCTTCGACGTCATTCTCGGCGCATCCACGGTGGGCGAGGTGCTGTCGTCTGAGGAGTTCTACCAGGCCAGCCGGCGCTGCCTGAACGAGGACGGAATCCTGGTGGTGCGCACCGGCGTGCCGTTCATGCAGCTGGGCGAATTGCAGTCCGCCGCCAAGCGCATGCAGGGCCTGTTTGCAGACTGGCACTTCTACCAGGCTGCCGCACCGACCTGCATCGGCGGGGCGCTGGCGTTCGCCTGGGGTGGCTGCAGCGTGCAGAGCCGCAAGCTGCCGCTGGACACCCTGGTGCAGCGCTTTGCCGGTAGCGGCATTGTCACCCGTTACTACAATCCGCACGTGCACGCTGGCGCATTCGCGCTACCGCAGTACGTCCTGCAGGCGATTGGCAAGCCAAGCAACGACTGA
- a CDS encoding ribonuclease E inhibitor RraB, with the protein MSTTFHEDVSSNVLRQMKEGGFDFARVHPIEFYAVFEDRDRAHAAARNFRGESINAQILPREDGTWNLQVSKVMYATFDSIGNFEQDLEELVEPLGGVLDGWGVTQELGGGGF; encoded by the coding sequence ATGAGTACCACCTTCCACGAGGATGTCAGCAGCAACGTTCTTCGCCAGATGAAAGAAGGCGGCTTCGATTTCGCCCGCGTTCATCCCATCGAGTTCTACGCAGTCTTCGAGGACCGCGATCGTGCCCACGCAGCCGCGCGCAACTTTCGCGGCGAATCCATCAATGCGCAGATCCTGCCCCGTGAGGATGGCACCTGGAATCTGCAGGTCAGCAAGGTGATGTACGCCACCTTCGACAGCATCGGCAACTTCGAGCAGGACCTGGAGGAGCTGGTCGAGCCGCTTGGGGGGGTGCTCGACGGCTGGGGCGTGACCCAGGAACTCGGCGGCGGCGGCTTCTAG